One genomic window of Paenisporosarcina antarctica includes the following:
- a CDS encoding bifunctional folylpolyglutamate synthase/dihydrofolate synthase — translation MIPKFNEYKERFQMESKHTIEPGLGAITHALEKVRNPQQNLKFIHVAGTNGKGSTISMMNSMFQAHGVKTACFYSPCFMDVHDQIQLNGENISPQQLDFVFLQAKEAGLSGLLTDFELLTVLAFMAFEQFQPHIVLLEAGMGGRFDSTNVITPVISVIPSIALEHEQFLGNTIVQVASHKAGIIKEGIPVVVGPLEESAEQVIFKETLKKNSPLWKLNQDFSFAHGMYKNSVGHQISHLTVPLPGPHQLDNAALAIRSVIYVIENLNININEELLRRGLKEAFIPGRFEKITDTLYFDGAHNPASARALVNTVKEVFPNTPIHFYVGMIKGKDAKTVLRIFEEISSNFTFVDFEDERSMPSSALSKISESPYSEVTKEPLESILKTSSKTHVTIVTGSLYLLSEMRLRALQLFGIF, via the coding sequence ATGATTCCGAAGTTTAATGAATACAAAGAACGTTTTCAAATGGAAAGTAAACATACGATAGAACCGGGACTAGGTGCCATCACTCATGCATTAGAAAAGGTTAGGAACCCACAGCAAAATCTGAAATTTATTCATGTGGCTGGGACCAATGGTAAAGGATCTACAATAAGTATGATGAATAGTATGTTCCAAGCACATGGCGTGAAAACCGCTTGTTTTTATTCGCCTTGTTTTATGGATGTACATGATCAAATTCAATTAAACGGAGAGAATATTTCACCTCAACAACTAGATTTTGTTTTCCTTCAAGCAAAGGAAGCGGGACTTAGCGGGTTGCTCACTGATTTCGAGCTGTTAACAGTCCTTGCATTTATGGCTTTTGAACAATTCCAACCACATATTGTATTGCTAGAAGCAGGAATGGGTGGCAGATTTGATAGTACCAATGTCATTACACCAGTCATTTCTGTGATTCCAAGCATCGCCCTAGAACATGAACAATTTCTAGGCAACACGATTGTACAAGTAGCTTCTCACAAAGCGGGGATTATTAAAGAAGGAATTCCAGTAGTCGTTGGTCCGCTAGAGGAATCAGCTGAACAAGTTATCTTTAAGGAAACGTTGAAAAAAAATTCACCACTTTGGAAACTCAACCAAGATTTTTCGTTTGCTCATGGAATGTATAAAAATAGTGTTGGTCACCAAATCTCTCATCTAACTGTGCCACTTCCAGGACCTCATCAACTAGACAATGCAGCACTGGCAATTCGTTCAGTTATCTATGTTATAGAGAATCTTAATATCAACATAAATGAAGAATTACTTAGAAGAGGGTTAAAGGAAGCTTTTATTCCTGGTCGTTTTGAAAAAATTACAGATACCCTATATTTTGACGGGGCACATAACCCAGCAAGTGCAAGAGCACTCGTTAATACTGTGAAAGAAGTTTTTCCAAATACACCTATTCATTTTTATGTTGGCATGATAAAAGGTAAAGATGCTAAAACAGTATTGCGGATTTTTGAAGAAATTTCTTCAAATTTTACGTTCGTAGATTTTGAAGATGAGCGCTCAATGCCTTCATCCGCTTTGTCGAAAATTAGTGAATCACCCTATTCGGAAGTTACTAAAGAACCACTTGAATCCATACTAAAAACAAGTTCAAAAACACATGTGACAATAGTAACAGGATCCCTTTATCTCTTGTCTGAAATGCGTTTGAGAGCACTCCAATTGTTTGGAATTTTTTGA
- a CDS encoding sensor domain-containing diguanylate cyclase, with amino-acid sequence MDISKRTQRLIWALWVVIVPAGMYFVYQFAPPGQIDWPILLGFTALAVLTTYFPFKVAGTTIFLVQWINLAIFLKYGVFLEMLVMQLAIIPLAFRLKISYSDFYRALFNSFMFFMVSIISGISVILIGYQVGSTELKDIILFGFIYQIINMFTNHVILYLYLVVTRQENEGFFGTDTLWDYAGLVVTFPFGIMLYLLNVHVGPIAFLLLGVPFLMITFLVRMYSNSTRVNDDLNQATEIGHKLADVVSSDAIIDLFLTKINKMLPVDYSYIIDIKEGNMMFLKAMEKNIDIEIHHTHEELIKSIAGEVYKKEKPILFNKHSEWRNTNLDFLPYDAQSIISVPISRNQKMEGILVIASRKKFAFETYQLQIISLLCSYFAVSLEKARYVQEAVSKSERCALTKLYNYRYLEQQLELDMNDLLNGKLRQLSLLMMDIDRFKGINDTYGHQSGNDILYGLARLLEKECEDYGTIARYGGEEFVVILPNFSKQQSLQLAENLRAKIEATPFEIRTELGDQQQVTLVNITTSIGVSTAPEDCDEAMALIRNADRALYIGAKREGRNRVAEYVK; translated from the coding sequence ATGGACATTTCGAAACGAACTCAAAGACTGATTTGGGCTTTATGGGTAGTGATTGTTCCAGCTGGTATGTATTTTGTCTATCAGTTCGCACCCCCAGGTCAAATCGATTGGCCAATTCTATTAGGGTTTACTGCACTAGCCGTATTAACCACTTATTTTCCTTTTAAAGTAGCGGGTACAACGATATTTTTAGTACAGTGGATCAACCTAGCTATATTCTTAAAATATGGTGTCTTCCTTGAAATGCTAGTCATGCAACTCGCCATAATTCCTTTAGCTTTCCGACTGAAAATATCATATAGTGATTTCTATCGTGCGTTATTTAATTCATTTATGTTCTTTATGGTTTCTATAATTAGTGGTATTTCTGTTATTTTAATAGGATACCAAGTTGGTTCAACCGAATTAAAAGACATAATACTGTTTGGGTTTATATATCAAATAATCAACATGTTCACTAACCATGTTATTTTATATTTGTATCTAGTAGTAACAAGGCAAGAAAATGAAGGTTTCTTTGGAACAGATACGTTATGGGATTATGCTGGATTAGTGGTGACTTTCCCATTTGGTATTATGCTCTATCTACTGAATGTACATGTTGGTCCAATTGCTTTTCTATTACTTGGAGTTCCATTTTTAATGATTACGTTCCTTGTTCGAATGTATAGTAATTCGACGCGTGTAAATGATGACTTGAATCAAGCAACTGAAATCGGTCATAAATTAGCAGATGTAGTTAGTAGTGATGCAATAATCGATTTGTTTTTAACAAAAATTAATAAGATGTTACCTGTGGACTATTCATACATCATTGATATCAAAGAAGGAAATATGATGTTTTTGAAAGCGATGGAAAAAAATATTGATATAGAAATCCATCATACTCATGAAGAGTTAATAAAAAGTATTGCGGGAGAAGTATACAAAAAAGAAAAACCTATTTTATTTAATAAGCATTCCGAATGGCGCAATACGAATTTGGATTTCCTTCCTTACGATGCACAAAGCATTATATCTGTCCCTATTAGTAGAAATCAAAAAATGGAAGGTATTTTAGTTATTGCCTCACGGAAAAAATTCGCATTTGAGACGTACCAACTACAAATTATTAGTCTACTCTGTTCTTACTTTGCCGTATCACTTGAAAAAGCGAGGTATGTTCAAGAGGCAGTATCAAAAAGCGAACGCTGTGCTTTAACGAAACTATACAATTATCGGTATTTAGAACAGCAACTCGAATTGGATATGAATGATCTATTAAATGGAAAACTTCGTCAATTATCATTATTAATGATGGATATAGATCGCTTCAAAGGAATCAATGATACGTATGGTCATCAAAGTGGAAATGATATTCTATATGGATTAGCTAGACTTCTTGAAAAAGAATGTGAAGATTATGGCACTATAGCAAGGTATGGTGGCGAAGAGTTTGTCGTCATTCTACCAAACTTCTCAAAACAACAATCCCTACAATTAGCAGAAAATTTACGCGCTAAAATAGAGGCCACACCATTTGAAATCCGAACAGAACTAGGGGATCAACAGCAAGTAACACTAGTAAATATCACAACAAGCATTGGCGTCTCCACCGCACCAGAAGACTGTGACGAAGCCATGGCCCTTATTCGAAACGCTGATCGTGCGCTTTATATCGGAGCGAAGCGAGAAGGTAGGAATCGGGTAGCTGAATATGTGAAATAA
- a CDS encoding O-antigen ligase family protein, producing MMLFPFIIDPWNEDLSFSLIKSTFLIAFMGIIWILVLKGKLLQPKFKHEKVKIEYILIIFIALLTLSTIFSADIYTSVVGAWTRHEGYLTWLGYLSVFYFFYRVINYNDFSLERLMKNLFVVSAVISIYGILQHFDYDFISLIVPWESPTSSIAFFDNPNFYGTYLVLTMGIGMGLYLMASEKKPMLFYGIVLTLMTSVLLYTNTRSAWIGLAIVALFYTLTIVKQYKLWKKWVVLLLAMGIMAVGINASEGNRYLGKIFITLEESGDLLDEGLTGHEGSSRLIIWQKDLTILDDYFWIGSGVDTHAIIFPATSDELEEYFNNRTIMVDKAHNEYLQIAVTIGIPALLVYILLLFKVYRKAFQALKGANKQQKNIIFTLLAVITGYLVQAIFNISVVSVAPILWMFLGIVCGFSTKIHIKFTTKENNNY from the coding sequence ATGATGTTATTTCCATTCATTATTGATCCATGGAATGAAGACTTATCATTCTCATTGATTAAATCAACATTTTTAATTGCGTTCATGGGAATTATATGGATTCTCGTATTGAAAGGTAAGTTGCTACAGCCTAAGTTCAAACATGAGAAAGTTAAAATTGAATACATACTGATTATTTTTATCGCATTACTTACGCTTTCCACGATCTTTTCAGCTGATATATATACTTCAGTAGTCGGGGCATGGACACGACACGAAGGTTATTTAACATGGCTTGGATATTTAAGCGTGTTTTACTTCTTCTACCGTGTAATAAATTATAATGATTTTTCACTTGAAAGGTTAATGAAAAATCTCTTTGTTGTATCTGCGGTTATTTCAATTTATGGGATCCTTCAACATTTTGATTACGATTTCATATCTTTAATTGTTCCTTGGGAAAGTCCTACAAGCAGTATTGCTTTTTTTGATAACCCGAATTTTTACGGAACATACTTAGTTCTGACCATGGGGATTGGAATGGGTCTTTACCTAATGGCGAGTGAAAAAAAGCCGATGCTTTTCTATGGAATTGTACTGACATTAATGACATCTGTATTACTTTATACCAACACACGAAGTGCGTGGATCGGTTTGGCAATTGTTGCTTTGTTTTACACGCTTACAATCGTAAAGCAATATAAGCTATGGAAAAAATGGGTGGTTCTACTTTTAGCAATGGGTATTATGGCAGTAGGAATTAACGCCAGTGAAGGGAATAGATATTTAGGGAAAATTTTTATCACACTAGAAGAATCAGGAGATTTACTAGATGAAGGACTAACTGGTCATGAAGGATCTTCTCGATTAATTATTTGGCAAAAAGATTTAACCATCCTTGACGATTACTTCTGGATTGGTTCAGGAGTAGACACACATGCCATTATATTCCCAGCAACCTCGGATGAACTCGAGGAATATTTTAATAATCGAACGATAATGGTTGATAAAGCGCATAATGAATACTTACAAATTGCTGTTACGATAGGAATTCCGGCCCTTCTAGTTTATATATTGTTGTTGTTCAAAGTTTATCGCAAAGCTTTTCAAGCATTAAAAGGAGCAAATAAACAACAAAAAAATATAATCTTTACCTTATTGGCTGTCATTACAGGATATCTAGTTCAAGCGATATTTAACATTAGTGTCGTTAGTGTTGCCCCTATACTGTGGATGTTCTTGGGTATTGTTTGTGGATTTTCCACTAAAATCCATATAAAATTCACAACAAAAGAAAATAATAATTATTGA
- a CDS encoding type IV pilus modification PilV family protein, producing the protein MKKYKKNSNQSGLTLVEVLAALVILGIVFISIMTVFPQMSLVNEKTETKLDTMNLAREEISKITNISGWTIDKLANSDEVIKLLDVNYDLIAVEAPLTNPETGPNPDPNPEIPSKTYKVYKLKNDQYSEYTFDLIIYDKEDLAGMVTLYKIILRVIKDGKTSSETYGYIEAR; encoded by the coding sequence ATGAAAAAATATAAAAAGAATAGCAACCAATCGGGGCTTACATTAGTTGAAGTTCTTGCTGCACTCGTTATTTTAGGAATCGTGTTTATTAGCATTATGACTGTATTTCCTCAAATGTCATTAGTTAATGAAAAAACAGAAACTAAATTAGATACTATGAATTTGGCTAGAGAAGAAATATCAAAAATTACAAATATCTCGGGTTGGACCATAGATAAGTTGGCTAATTCAGATGAAGTTATTAAATTATTAGATGTTAATTATGATTTAATTGCAGTAGAAGCTCCTTTGACAAACCCTGAGACGGGACCTAATCCGGATCCTAATCCTGAAATACCATCAAAGACTTATAAGGTTTATAAATTAAAGAACGATCAATATAGTGAGTATACCTTTGATCTCATTATTTATGACAAAGAGGATTTGGCAGGGATGGTGACTCTTTACAAAATTATTTTGAGAGTAATCAAAGATGGAAAAACCAGTAGTGAAACATATGGATATATTGAAGCTAGATAG
- a CDS encoding type II secretion system protein: MLMKLLKSEKGITLVELIAALTLVSLVAVLIMTTLSIGIQRSVIESEKTKIQQEANLITSKLLNIHRSGNCYQIDVTENNDLQVLTYVESNQSTCENIFNKTITINNADYDISTMNSPLPLEKINPTKENNSISIVLTLESRRTINYEINTTLSRYKTN, encoded by the coding sequence ATGCTAATGAAATTATTAAAAAGTGAAAAAGGGATAACATTAGTCGAACTAATTGCAGCACTTACCCTTGTCTCATTGGTTGCTGTATTAATAATGACGACATTATCAATAGGGATACAAAGATCTGTCATAGAGAGTGAAAAAACGAAAATTCAACAAGAAGCCAATCTTATTACTTCTAAATTATTGAATATACACAGAAGTGGTAATTGTTATCAAATTGATGTAACTGAAAATAATGATTTACAAGTATTAACATATGTTGAATCTAATCAAAGTACATGTGAAAATATTTTTAACAAAACTATTACAATTAATAATGCTGACTATGACATTAGTACCATGAATTCACCTTTACCTTTAGAAAAAATTAATCCTACCAAAGAAAATAATTCTATTAGCATCGTGTTAACTTTGGAAAGTAGACGTACAATTAATTACGAGATAAATACAACGCTTTCTAGATATAAAACGAACTGA
- a CDS encoding VanW family protein, whose protein sequence is MNNKLFGTTFAALLGSSVLFFGVTQAGTYVINDVIFASKEYGDQTYIGPFDVSNLPEEEAAVTVQTGVKGWYDQAQVKIKLQDVIVPFPLEVVQFNTDRTLTSAEDGAKNDLLFDVTEESVGTLLNQQFSPYVFTDEEIASATEAIRVQLSSGRKDQTIDISSVLLASTAIEASITDVTFDSIKTSVGIQNLILALDGYAINPLTTFSLLEFIETVDIGIVTEQDLTTVASILYASVLQTNFGVDERSIGPIIPKTVPLGYEATINRELGVDFVFTNPNSTTFTLNLSIIDANLNASITGLPLIYSYQTTVSNQEEFTPKTIKQYSSFVNQNTIRLKTAGANGVQVTVIKTIVSGEDVLETINISKDFYPPVHKVEVHPLTVIETAPAEGSGDGTTPDDGTTGSTDGSTGQPSTDNGDGTSDNGSSTGGSGSGNDSGTENDPTSDDTDPEYDKGGNVIPPSK, encoded by the coding sequence ATGAATAATAAATTATTTGGGACTACTTTTGCCGCCCTTCTAGGCTCATCGGTTTTATTCTTTGGTGTTACTCAAGCAGGTACATATGTAATTAATGATGTGATTTTTGCTTCAAAAGAATATGGCGATCAAACATACATAGGTCCTTTTGATGTTTCGAATTTACCAGAGGAAGAAGCTGCTGTGACCGTTCAAACTGGCGTTAAAGGTTGGTATGATCAAGCACAAGTGAAAATCAAACTTCAAGATGTTATTGTACCTTTTCCGTTAGAAGTGGTTCAATTTAATACGGATCGTACATTAACTTCTGCTGAAGACGGTGCGAAGAATGATTTACTCTTTGATGTAACGGAGGAATCGGTAGGGACATTATTAAATCAGCAATTTTCCCCATATGTTTTTACTGATGAGGAAATCGCCAGTGCCACTGAGGCCATACGTGTTCAATTATCTTCAGGACGAAAAGATCAAACAATCGATATTTCCAGTGTTTTATTAGCAAGTACAGCTATAGAAGCTTCGATAACGGACGTTACTTTTGATTCAATTAAAACATCGGTGGGAATTCAGAATTTAATATTGGCACTAGATGGGTATGCAATTAATCCATTAACTACTTTCTCTTTATTAGAGTTTATTGAAACAGTCGATATCGGTATTGTGACAGAACAAGATTTAACAACTGTGGCATCCATTTTATATGCTTCAGTTCTTCAAACGAATTTCGGTGTAGATGAGCGTAGTATTGGACCGATTATTCCAAAGACCGTTCCACTAGGTTACGAAGCTACAATTAATCGAGAACTTGGCGTAGATTTTGTTTTCACGAATCCCAATTCAACTACTTTCACGCTAAATCTAAGTATTATTGATGCTAATTTAAATGCTTCAATAACTGGTTTACCTCTAATTTATAGCTACCAAACTACTGTTTCGAATCAAGAAGAATTTACTCCAAAAACAATCAAACAATATAGCTCATTCGTTAATCAAAATACAATTCGTTTAAAAACAGCTGGAGCTAATGGGGTTCAAGTGACAGTCATAAAAACAATTGTGTCTGGAGAAGATGTTTTAGAAACGATAAATATTTCGAAAGATTTCTACCCACCTGTACATAAAGTGGAAGTTCATCCTTTGACAGTTATAGAAACAGCTCCTGCAGAAGGAAGCGGAGATGGCACCACACCTGATGATGGAACGACAGGTTCGACAGACGGCTCAACAGGACAACCGTCAACTGATAATGGAGATGGAACTTCAGATAACGGCTCATCAACAGGAGGATCTGGCTCAGGGAATGATTCAGGTACTGAAAATGATCCTACTAGCGACGATACAGATCCGGAATACGATAAAGGTGGAAATGTAATACCACCAAGTAAGTAG
- a CDS encoding GspE/PulE family protein gives MIRKRLGDLLVGNGLITEDQLTTVLQKKSRDEMLGDALLQQGIITEQQLLEVLEIQLGIPQVQLYHYPFDPKIFSVIPKDLAKRNLIVPLKIDGDKLYVAMKDPMDFITIDDLRLISGFQIIPAIASKEDILKTINKYYEDESFDDFLVDQAVSAEKQEELLDVDAPVVRIVNQIMSAAVTQKASDIHFDPQETRLLVRFRIDGVLHDERTLPKLMQGMVTARIKILAKLDITEHRIPQDGRIKTNVDFRAIDLRVSTLPTVYGEKIVMRILDLSNNLTDISKLGLSEKNYERFMKEIAKPNGIVLISGPTGSGKSSTLYAALNYLNDEEVNIITVEDPVEYQLEGINQIQVNSNVGLTFAAGLRSILRQDPDIVMVGEIRDKETVEIAIRASLTGHLVLSTIHTNDSIASVTRLMDMGVEPFLVTSSINAVVAQRLVRRVCRDCSEKQEPTVREIDIFRKRGMDIQAITRGKGCPSCGMTGYRGRMAIHEVLVIDDKIKSVINRGGNAAEIREIAQANDTIFLIDDGLEKVREGKTTTEEILRVALQD, from the coding sequence TTGATTCGAAAAAGACTAGGTGATTTATTAGTTGGAAATGGGCTAATTACAGAGGATCAACTAACGACTGTGTTGCAAAAAAAATCACGAGATGAAATGCTTGGCGATGCACTTTTGCAACAAGGTATTATTACGGAGCAACAGTTACTCGAAGTGCTCGAAATTCAACTTGGAATCCCTCAAGTTCAATTATATCATTATCCATTTGACCCGAAAATTTTCAGCGTGATACCAAAGGATTTGGCAAAACGAAATCTGATTGTTCCTTTGAAAATTGATGGAGATAAATTATATGTTGCGATGAAAGATCCAATGGATTTCATTACGATTGATGATCTGCGATTAATTAGTGGGTTTCAAATTATTCCTGCCATTGCATCTAAAGAAGACATTTTAAAAACAATTAATAAATATTACGAAGACGAATCGTTTGATGATTTCTTGGTTGACCAAGCCGTTTCTGCTGAGAAACAAGAAGAATTGTTAGATGTGGATGCTCCAGTGGTACGGATTGTTAATCAGATTATGTCTGCAGCAGTGACGCAAAAAGCGAGTGATATTCATTTCGACCCTCAAGAAACACGTTTGTTGGTTCGATTTCGAATTGATGGAGTTTTACATGATGAGCGAACGCTTCCTAAGTTAATGCAAGGAATGGTGACAGCTCGTATTAAGATTTTGGCAAAGTTAGATATTACCGAGCATCGGATCCCTCAAGATGGCCGGATAAAAACAAATGTTGATTTTAGAGCAATCGATTTGCGTGTCTCCACATTACCTACTGTGTATGGGGAAAAAATCGTTATGCGTATTTTGGATTTATCAAATAACTTAACTGACATTTCAAAGCTTGGTTTGTCTGAAAAGAATTATGAGCGTTTTATGAAAGAAATAGCTAAACCAAACGGTATCGTTTTGATTTCAGGTCCAACTGGGTCTGGAAAATCTTCTACTTTATATGCTGCTCTAAACTATTTAAATGATGAAGAAGTGAATATTATTACAGTTGAAGACCCAGTCGAATATCAGCTGGAAGGAATTAACCAAATTCAAGTAAATTCAAATGTAGGGTTAACGTTTGCGGCTGGACTTCGTTCTATTCTGCGACAAGATCCTGACATTGTCATGGTCGGAGAGATTCGTGATAAAGAAACAGTTGAAATTGCGATTCGTGCTTCATTAACGGGTCACTTAGTATTAAGTACAATTCATACCAATGACTCGATTGCCTCTGTTACACGTTTAATGGATATGGGGGTTGAACCATTTTTAGTGACAAGTTCTATTAATGCTGTCGTTGCACAACGTTTAGTGCGACGTGTCTGTCGTGACTGTAGTGAAAAACAGGAACCGACTGTTCGTGAAATAGATATTTTCCGAAAGCGTGGAATGGATATCCAAGCGATAACAAGAGGCAAAGGTTGTCCTTCATGTGGTATGACGGGCTACCGAGGACGGATGGCCATACATGAAGTTCTTGTAATAGACGATAAAATTAAAAGCGTGATTAACCGTGGTGGAAATGCGGCTGAAATAAGAGAAATTGCTCAAGCTAATGACACGATATTTTTAATAGATGACGGATTAGAGAAAGTACGAGAAGGCAAAACGACAACAGAAGAAATTCTGCGTGTTGCCCTCCAAGATTAG
- a CDS encoding type IV pilus twitching motility protein PilT: protein MRESIDQLLTNAFHQNASDIHITVGVPPIFRVQGDLVKIGSTPITDDMSREMARAITPDKLWDTFLELGELDYSHVVENVARYRVNAFHQKGKISIAFRTIPQIIPTVDQLKMPNTLKKLAETKQGLILVTGPTGSGKSTTLAAMIKHMNTDLNLHIITLEDPIEYMHEHGTSIIDQREVGFDTKSFTSGLRAALRQDPDVILVGEMRDLETIGIAITAAETGHLVLGTLHTSSAASTIERIIDVFSPEQQAQVRTQLGGVLKAVISQRLIKTVDGKGRRAATEILISNSAIANLIRTAKVHQIPNVIMTNRALGMHMMATSVKELVESGQISQEMAQPYLEGEEH, encoded by the coding sequence ATGAGAGAATCAATTGATCAATTACTAACGAACGCGTTTCATCAAAACGCATCAGATATTCATATAACCGTCGGAGTGCCTCCGATTTTTCGAGTACAAGGTGACTTAGTGAAGATTGGGTCTACACCGATTACGGATGATATGTCTAGAGAAATGGCACGAGCGATTACACCTGATAAATTATGGGATACCTTTTTAGAACTAGGCGAGCTAGATTACTCACATGTGGTAGAAAATGTTGCACGTTATCGTGTAAATGCATTTCATCAAAAAGGGAAGATCTCCATTGCGTTCCGTACGATTCCACAAATTATTCCAACGGTTGACCAGTTAAAAATGCCAAATACGTTGAAGAAATTAGCAGAAACAAAACAAGGATTAATTTTAGTGACAGGTCCTACAGGTTCAGGGAAATCAACAACTTTAGCAGCCATGATTAAACATATGAATACAGACTTAAACTTACATATCATCACATTGGAAGATCCGATTGAATATATGCATGAACACGGTACGAGTATTATCGATCAACGTGAAGTTGGCTTTGATACGAAATCCTTTACGAGTGGACTACGTGCAGCATTAAGACAAGATCCAGATGTCATTCTCGTTGGGGAAATGCGTGACTTAGAAACCATCGGTATTGCCATCACAGCAGCAGAAACAGGTCACTTAGTGTTAGGGACATTACATACTTCTAGTGCTGCTTCAACCATTGAACGTATTATTGACGTGTTTTCACCGGAACAACAAGCACAAGTGAGAACGCAACTTGGCGGCGTATTAAAAGCTGTAATTAGTCAACGATTAATTAAAACAGTTGATGGAAAAGGTCGTCGGGCTGCAACAGAAATATTAATTAGTAATTCTGCCATTGCGAACTTAATTCGTACAGCAAAAGTGCATCAAATACCAAATGTTATTATGACGAATCGTGCTCTTGGTATGCACATGATGGCAACGTCTGTGAAAGAGTTAGTCGAGTCCGGACAAATTTCACAAGAAATGGCTCAGCCATATCTTGAAGGAGAAGAGCATTAA
- a CDS encoding type II secretion system F family protein, giving the protein MARFQYVGRDRKAVRKGIVQAANQREAAMKLRDDGIRITEIKQMASTTLQKDIAFGNPVKREQFIMFLRQFATLMRAGVTIVDSCVILAQQVESKALRRALVEISDDLKSGNALSESVKKFPRIFEPLVVNLLQAGELTGSIDDSLDTLALHFEKAHATRQKVVSAMTYPVIVAILAVGVVIFLLTSIVPMFVEMFSSFGGELPLLTRFVMGASDFVQGYWYVLVAVAGLFSGGLWLLRRDEKGRYVLDTFLLKMPLFGNILKKAALARMTRTLSSLFSSSVPILTALTMVERVVGNEVIGKVILQSRDGLERGESMTGPMKGHWAFPPLIPHMISIGEETGALDHMLERVAEFYEKEVDAETDKLKAMIEPLMIVFLAGLVGTIVMAIMLPMFGMFENMDNM; this is encoded by the coding sequence ATGGCACGTTTCCAATATGTAGGTCGTGACCGTAAAGCCGTACGAAAAGGAATTGTACAAGCAGCGAATCAACGTGAAGCAGCCATGAAACTCCGCGATGATGGCATTCGTATTACTGAAATTAAGCAAATGGCTTCTACAACACTTCAAAAGGATATCGCTTTTGGAAATCCTGTAAAGCGCGAACAATTTATTATGTTTTTACGCCAATTTGCGACACTAATGAGAGCCGGTGTCACGATTGTCGATTCATGTGTTATTCTGGCGCAGCAAGTAGAGTCAAAAGCATTGAGAAGAGCACTTGTAGAAATTTCCGATGATTTGAAAAGCGGGAATGCTTTATCAGAATCAGTGAAAAAATTTCCGAGAATCTTTGAACCGCTTGTTGTGAACCTTCTGCAAGCTGGTGAATTAACGGGATCTATTGATGATTCTTTAGATACGTTAGCGCTTCATTTTGAAAAAGCTCATGCTACAAGACAAAAAGTTGTTTCGGCAATGACTTATCCAGTAATCGTTGCGATTTTAGCGGTGGGCGTTGTTATATTCTTATTAACTTCAATCGTACCCATGTTCGTCGAAATGTTTAGTAGTTTTGGTGGTGAGTTGCCCCTACTTACTAGATTCGTAATGGGAGCTAGTGATTTTGTACAGGGGTATTGGTATGTGTTAGTTGCTGTTGCTGGTCTATTTAGCGGAGGTTTGTGGTTACTTAGAAGAGATGAGAAAGGTAGATATGTGCTTGATACTTTCTTATTAAAAATGCCTTTGTTTGGTAATATCCTTAAAAAAGCCGCACTGGCGCGTATGACGCGTACTCTAAGTTCTTTATTTTCAAGTTCTGTACCCATCTTAACTGCACTGACAATGGTTGAACGCGTGGTTGGCAATGAAGTCATCGGAAAAGTAATTCTTCAATCTCGTGATGGGTTAGAACGTGGTGAGTCGATGACAGGTCCTATGAAAGGTCATTGGGCGTTTCCACCACTAATCCCACATATGATTTCAATTGGTGAAGAAACAGGGGCACTTGATCATATGTTAGAGCGAGTAGCAGAGTTCTATGAAAAAGAAGTCGATGCAGAGACGGATAAGTTAAAAGCGATGATAGAGCCTTTAATGATTGTTTTCTTAGCAGGGCTTGTAGGAACGATTGTTATGGCAATTATGCTACCTATGTTTGGTATGTTTGAGAATATGGATAATATGTAG